A single region of the Podospora pseudopauciseta strain CBS 411.78 chromosome 1, whole genome shotgun sequence genome encodes:
- a CDS encoding hypothetical protein (EggNog:ENOG503P0WG; COG:W) yields MANQPHPLQRLSSPPGSFSALVHAIGLLSYSCSFWYLQQFPTEIHFGFGGDFNFSAINGLALATATFAFGLLADLTLSPRLFGIKNVLSVCSTPLEVLISILYWSISAIDKSLLFPPEFALLFLPDFGFHAMPAVMLTMDLILLSPPWTIRVYSALALSTCLAFLYCGWVEYCFEQNGWYPYPMFELLKTWQRMILFSVSAGLMTTSTLALKWLYGKINGIEQFNKEALHPIKTD; encoded by the exons ATGGcaaaccaaccccacccTTTACAGCGGCTCTCCTCGCCTCCAGGGAGCTTCTCAGCCCTCGTACATGCCATCGGTCTTTTGTCATACTCATGCAGCTTTTGGTACCTTCAGCAGTTCCCAACCGAAATTCACTTCGGGTTTGGCGGTGACTTCAACTTCTCAG CCATCAATGGGCTCGCTTTAGCGACGGCAACGTTTGCCTTTGGCCTGTTGGCCGATCTCACTCTGAGCCCTCGGCTCTTTGGCATCAAAAATGTTCTCTCAGTGTGTTCAACACCCTTGGAAGTTCTGATCAGCATTCTGTACTGGAGCATAAGTGCCATTGACAAgtccctccttttcccaccaGAGTTCGCACTTCTATTCCTCCCAGATTT TGGATTTCATGCGATGCCAGCCGTCATGTTAACGATGGATCTGATACTACTCAGTCCTCCTTGGACCATCAGAGTTTACAGTGCTCTGGCTCTCAGTACCTGCTTGGCATTTCTATACTGTGGGTGGGTTGAATATTGCTTTGAGCAAAACGGATG GTACCCGTATCCCATGTTTGAGCTGCTCAAAACTTGGCAGAGAATGATTCTCTTTTCAGTCTCAGCCGGGCTCATGACGACGAGCACACTGGCTCTAAAGTGGCTGTACGGTAAGATTAACGGTATTGAACAGTTCAATAAGGAAGCTCTTCATCCCATCAAGACGGATTGA
- a CDS encoding hypothetical protein (COG:B; COG:K; EggNog:ENOG503P22S), producing the protein MRGNKETTMAPQYSDANVQQKKEINKAKQSSKHTSHFWDGDEDMNGAVSSSAPASSFQAFVKFDELANKLREELSAPFERFDKIVQELQKDLGISSKTAMPSSSDCQAVSASKETTVPIPSFPSKNLKQEAPAMARQTPVPFPTIPGIDLGNNLPHHREVHPQLYPPLPSHGPVPGHRPGLPHTDSKPIHSNPSSPRHRAHTRTEQAIKATSRTKTSPFFSTSPPPSQELVQERQEVHQQETPLINRPPTPNRPLRKPPPGVVSSLPIPPLGAPKFGLIQEELAHSSFHLLVAVTFLIKTAGRIAIPVYWELVRRFPTPEELAKEKNKNEVVELIKPLGLSEHRYAIIQKYARGFVENPPVRERRYGVRNYPSVEDGKNVTAGEVFGAEEFDNGNFNGDGGGGLDVMDMVKDRRERAIGQAWEIGHLTQGAYTLDSWRIFCRDELLGRADDWTGKGGRGEGFQPEWMRVLPKDKELRACLRWMWMREGWEWDPVTGDREPLREELRRAVDEGRVGYNDNGSLVILNSESSAGAMQQAPS; encoded by the exons ATGCGTGGCAATAAAGAGACAACAATGGCACCTCAGTATTCAGATGCCAATGtgcagcagaagaaggaaatCAACAAGGCCAAACAATCGTCAAAGCATACCTCTCACTTTTGGGATGGTGACGAGGATATGAATGGCGCGGTTAGCTCTTCGG CCCCGGCATCATCTTTCCAGGCGTTTGTCAAGTTCGACGAGCTAGCGAATAAGTTGCGTGAGGAGCTATCGGCCCCTTTTGAACGGTTCGACAAAATCGTTCAAGAACTCCAAAAAGATCTTGGGATCAGCTCCAAAACAGCTatgccttcctcctcagacTGTCAAGCTGTCTCAGCGTCTAAAGAAACAACTGTCCCTATCCCCTCATTCCCAAGCAAAAACTTGAAGCAAGAGGCGCCGGCTATGGCTCGCCAGACGCCCGTGCCGTTCCCGACAATTCCAGGCATCGACTTAGGTAACAAccttccccatcatcgtGAAGTCCACCCGCAACTctatcctcctcttccctcccacGGCCCTGTTCCAGGCCATAGACCTGGTTTACCTCACACCGATTCCAAACCCATCCAttccaacccatcatcacctcgcCACCGCGCGCACACCCGAACCGAACAAGCCATCAAGGCAACGAGCAGAACTAAaacctcccccttttttAGCACAagtccaccaccgtcacaaGAGCTTGTCCAAGAAAGACAAGAAGTTCATCAACAAGAAACACCGCTCATCAACCgccccccaactccaaaccGGCCCCTTCGAAAACCGCCTCCCGGCGTGGTATCCAGCCTCCCAATCCCACCGTTGGGCGCCCCAAAGTTTGGTCTCATTCAGGAAGAGCTAGCACACTCCTCTTTTCACCTGTTGGTCGCCGTGACTTTTTTGATCAAAACCGCTGGGAGGATCGCCATCCCCGTGTATTGGGAGTTGGTCAGACGGTTTCCGACGCCGGAAGAGTTGGCAAAGGAGAAGAATAAGAatgaggtggtggagttgaTCAAGCCGCTGGGGTTGTCGGAGCACAGGTATGCCATCATACAAAAGTATGCAAGGGGGTTTGTGGAGAACCCGCCGGTAAGGGAGAGAAGGTATGGGGTGAGGAACTATCCTTCGGTCGAGGATGGTAAGAATGTGACAGCTGGGGAGGTTTTTGGAGCCGAGGAATTTGACAATGGTAATTTTaatggggatggtggaggggggcttGATGTGATGGATATGGTAAAGGATAGAAGGGAACGGGCGATAGGGCAGGCTTGGGAGATTGGGCATTTGACGCAGGGTGCGTATACGTTGGACTCGTGGAGGATATTTTGTAGGGATGAGCTACTCGGTCGGGCAGACGATTGGACTGGGAAGGGGGGACGAGGGGAAGGGTTCCAGCCGGAGTGGATGAGGGTGCTACCCAAGGATAAGGAGCTGAGAGCTTGTTTGAGATGGATGTG GATGCGGgaaggatgggaatgggaccCGGTAACGGGTGATCGAGAGCCTCTTCGTGAGGAGTTGCGAAGAGCAGTGGACGAGGGCCGGGTTGGGTATAATGATAATGGGAGTCTGGTGATACTGAACTCGGAATCTTCAGCAGGAGCTATGCAGCAGGCACCTTCATGA
- the cyp15 gene encoding Peptidyl-prolyl cis-trans isomerase cyp15 (COG:O; EggNog:ENOG503NXBP), with the protein MADNTNDEDLKSNKRSHAEFTENDGSDSSSDDDMGPQLPSASAPKKKRRVLPYEKLYISALPKSTRYSKSLMHKEQLAHLTMTPLTEFLITSSLDGVVKFWKKVADGIEFVKEFKAHQGEIRSVSTSADGRSFATAGPDKTVKLFDVMTFDLLAVIQLEYVPRCVCWVHKKGASLPLLAISDDSQKPGIHIYDGRGENLTPIHTITGLHRSPVSLMAFNDHYDCVISADEGGMIEYWQPGGSYQKPDNVFEYKSSTNLFDFKKAKSIPTSLTLSPDGSRFATISFPDRKIRLFDFASAKLQRTYDESLQVIEEMQQAGTAIQKLDPVEFGRRLATEREIESPVLRDKFNLIFDESGHFLLYGSYLGVKVLNTFTNKVIKVYGREEHYRPLALALYQGQPQKKGVTTVAMAASSNPLLQESETRDPILITTGVGKVRFYMFTNDEEFSKSTRDVQNEKPTILGAKKTEQKKVAETGTSAVIHTTYGDIHIRLFPDAAPKAVENFVTHSKRGYYNNTIFHRVIRKFMIQGGDPLGDGTGGESIWGREFEDEFSTLKHDKPYTVSMANAGPNTNGSQFFITTEKTPWLDNKHTIFGRAVQGLDVIHRIENVKTYKEKPAEDIKIINIDIS; encoded by the exons ATGGCGGACAACACCAACGATGAGGACTTGAAGTCCAACAAGCGCAGCCATGCAGAATTCACAGAAAATGATGGTTCCG ATAGCTCTTCAGACGATGACATGGGACCGCAGTTGCCGTCCGCCTCAGCGCCCAAAAAGAAGCGCCGTGTTCTGCCATACGAAAAGCTCTACATCTCAGCCCTCCCCAAGTCGACCCGTTACTCCAAGTCCCTGATGCACAAAGAGCAGTTGGCACATCTCACCATGACACCTCTGACTGAGTTCCTCATAACATCGTCTTTGGATGGCGTAGTCAAGTTCTGGAAGAAGGTCGCCGACGGCATCGAGTTCGTGAAGGAGTTCAAGGCCCACCAGGGGGAGATCCGCTCTGTTTCGACCAGCGCAGATGGGAGGAGTTTTGCAACTGCCGGCCCTGACAAGACGGTGAAGCTGTTCGATGTCATGACATTTGATCTGTTAGCTGTTATCCAGCTAGAGTATGTGCCGCGGTGTGTATGCTGGGTTCACAAGAAAGGTgcttctcttcctctgctAGCCATATCCGATGATAGCCAAAAGCCTGGCATCCACATCTACGACGGACGGGGTGAAAACCTGACACCTATTCATACCATCACCGGTCTTCACCGCAGCCCCGTCTCCCTGATGGCTTTCAACGACCATTACGACTGCGTAATATCGGCCGATGAGGGAGGCATGATTGAATACTGGCAGCCCGGAGGATCTTATCAGAAGCCTGACAACGTCTTTGAGTACAAGAGCTCAACGAATCTGTTTGACTTCAAGAAAGCAAAATCCATACCGACCTCGCTCACGCTATCGCCAGATGGGAGTCGCTTCGCCACAATATCCTTCCCTGACAGGAAAATCCGCCTCTTCGACTTTGCCTCAGCCAAGCTTCAACGCACCTATGATGAGTCCCTTCAGGTCATTGAGGAAATGCAACAAGCTGGAACAGCGATACAGAAACTTGATCCAGTCGAGTTTGGTCGCCGGTTAGCAACGGAACGGGAAATCGAATCCCCAGTTCTCCGCGACAAATTCAACCTCATCTTCGATGAATCTGGTCACTTTCTCCTCTATGGCTCTTACCTGGGTGTCAAGGTGCTCAACACATTCACAAATAAAGTGATAAAAGTGTACGGCCGGGAGGAACATTATCGTCCACTAGCACTGGCCCTCTACCAGGGTCAGCCTCAGAAGAAGGGGGTCACTACGGTAGCCATGGCGGCATCCAGCAACCCGCTTCTTCAAGAATCCGAAACAAGGGATCCCATATTGATCACCACGGGCGTGGGCAAGGTCCGGTTTTACATGTTCACCAATGACGAGGAATTCTCCAAGTCAACCAGAGATGTTCAAAACGAGAAACCCACGATTCTAGGGGCAAAGAAGACGGAGCAAAAGAAGGTCGCCGAGACGGGCACATCGGCGGTCATCCACACCACATACGGTGATATTCATATTCGACTCTTCCCGGATGCAGCTCCCAAGGCCGTGGAGAACTTCGTGACGCATTCAAAACGCGGCTactacaacaacaccatcttcCATCGTGTGATTCGTAAGTTTATGATTCAGGGTGGTGACCCTCTGGGAGATGGAACCGGTGGTGAAAGTATCTGGGGAAGAGAGTTCGAGGATGAATTTAGCACATTGAAACACGATAAGCCATACACGGTTAGTATGGCGAATGCTGGCCCCAATACCAACGGGAGCCAGTTCTTTATCACCACTGAGAAAACA CCATGGCTTGATAACAAGCACACGATATTTGGACGCGCCGTTCAAGGTCTTGATGTCATCCACAGGATCGAAAATGTCAAGACCTACAAAGAGAAACCAGCGGAGGACATCAAGATTATCAATATTGACATTTCGTAG
- a CDS encoding hypothetical protein (COG:S; EggNog:ENOG503PI6S) gives MGTFSACPVLTATVLLLGLVFPLLTSGEGGFTHDCAYAGANLTDKHHWIGVYCLNDDVDIYGFNYSMLDLDHCAGNNAGQLVVYENGNYSGSCENCTFIHDKSLHLSCLCWDMNGGHTNSTLDLNTTLYDSNGAVGCYSFLGNKTWEPAPDS, from the exons ATGGGCACCTTCTCCGCGTGTCCCGTTTTGACCGCCACcgttcttcttctgggcCTCGTGTTCCCCTTGTTGACCTCGGGCGAAGGTGGCTTCACCCATGACTGCGCCTATGCAGGCGCCAACCTGACCGACAAACATCACTGGATTGGTGTCTATTGTCTCAACGACGATGTTGATATTTACGGATTCAATTACAGCAT GCTGGACTTGGATCATTGCGCGGGAAACAATGCTGGACAGCTTGTAGTATATGAGAA TGGGAACTACTCCGGATCATGCGAGAACTGTACCTTTATTCATGACAAGTCGCTGCATTTGAGTTGTTTGTGCTGGGATATGAACGGCGGGCACACTAACTCAACGCTCGACTTGA ACACCACACTCTATGACTCGAATGGGGCTGTTGGCTGTTACAGTTTCCTCGGGAACAAGACATGGGAGCCGGCGCCAGATTCTTGA
- the CYT1 gene encoding cytochrome c1 (EggNog:ENOG503NVYB; COG:C) — protein MLARSCVRPMRAFASARNGAVQITKRTASSSSGSTAESPLRLNIAAAAATAVAAGSVGWYYHLYGNSHAMTPAEEGLHPTKYPWVHNQWFKTFDHQALRRGFQVYREVCASCHSLSRVPYRSLVGTILTVDEAKALAEENEYDTEPNDQGEIEKRPGKLSDYLPSPYPNDEAARFANNGALPPDLSLMVKARHGGCDYIFNLLTGYPDEPPAGAQVGAGLNFNPYFPGTGIAMARVLYDGLVEYEDETPATTSQMAKDVTEFLNWAAEPEMDDRKRMGMKVLAITSVLFAMSVWVKRYKWAWLKSRKIVYDPPKEGKTNIRR, from the exons ATGCTTGCGAGGTCCTGTGTGCGCCCGATGCGCGCCTTCGCCAGCGCGAGAAATGGCGCCGTGCAGATTACCAAG CGCACCGCTTCCTCGAGCTCCGGATCGACTGCCGAGTCGCCGCTCCGCTTGAacatcgccgccgccgctgccaccGCCGTTGCTGCCGGCTCTGTTGGCTGGTATTACCATCTCTATGGCAACTCTCATGCCATGACGCCTGCTGAGGAAGG TCTCCATCCCACCAAGTACCCCTGGGTTCACAACCAATGGTTCAAGACCTTTGACCACCAAGC TCTCCGGAGAGGTTTCCAGGTCTACCGCGAGGTCTGCGCCTCGTGCCACTCTCTCAGCAGAGTGCCCTACCGCTCCCTGGTCGGCACCATCCTGACCGTTGACGAGGCCAAGGCGTTGGCTGAGGAGAACGAGTACGACACCGAGCCCAACGACCAGGGTGAGATCGAGAAGCGCCCCGGCAAGCTGTCCGACTACCTCCCCTCTCCTTACCCCAACGATGAGGCTGCCCGTTTCGCCAACAACGGTGCCCTTCCTCCCGATCTCAGCTTGATGGTCAAGGCCCGCCACGGTGGCTGCGACtacatcttcaacctcctcaccggcTACCCCGATGAGCCCCCTGCCGGCGCCCAGGTCGGCGCTGGtctcaacttcaaccccTACTTCCCCGGTACCGGTATTGCCATGGCTCGTGTCTTGTACGATGGCTTGGTCGAGTATGAGGACGAAACCCCTGCGACAACTTCCCAGATGGCCAAGGACGTTACCGAGTTCCTCAACTGGGCTGCTGAGCCCGAGATGGATGACCGCAAGCGCATGGGTATGAAGGTTCTGGCGATCACATCTGTTCTGTTCGCCATGAGCGTCTGGGTTAAGCGGTACAAGTGGGCCTGGCTCAAGTCGAGAAAGATTGTCTACGATCCTCCCAAGGAGGGCAAGACCAACATCCGCCGCTAA
- the ARO3 gene encoding 3-deoxy-7-phosphoheptulonate synthase (EggNog:ENOG503NVDJ; COG:E): MSGFYIENKNVGNKAESEDWRIRGYNPLTPPNLLQHEIPQTVESKRTVLEGREEAVAIVNNTDEKKRLLVVIGPCSIHDPKAALEYCDMLLKEKEKHKDELLIVMRSYLEKPRTTVGWKGLINDPDIDNSFKINKGLRLSRQLFVDLTTKGMPLASEMLDTISPQFLADLLSVGAVGARTTESQLHRELASGLSFPVGFKNGTDGSLGVAVDAIGAVKHPHHFLSVTKPGVVAIVGTVGNEDCFVILRGGTKGTNYDAKSIAEAKAALEKAGLRQRLMVDCSHGNSLKNHNNQPLVAATLAEQIEKGEEGVMGVMIESNIGEGNQKVPKEGKEGLKYGVSITDACIGWEETVSVLDVLANAVKKRREVLSQKSA, translated from the exons ATGTCG GGTTTCTACATTGAGAATAAGAATGTTGGCAACAAGGCCGAGAGCGAAGACTGGAGGA TTCGCGGCTACAACCCGTTGACACCACCCAACTTGCTCCAACACGAAATTCCCCAGACTGTCGAGTCTAAGCGCACCGTTTTGGAGGGCCGTGAGGAGGCTGTTGCCATTGTCAACAACAccgatgagaagaagaggcttCTGGTCGTCATTGGACCCTGCTCTATCCATGACCCAAAGGCGGCGCTTGAGTACTGCGACATGCtgctcaaggagaaggagaagcacAAGGACGAGTTGTTGATTGTTATGCGGTCCTACCTCGAAAAGCCACGCACTACTGTGGGATGGAAGGGCCTCATCAACGACCCCGATATCGACAACAGcttcaagatcaacaaggGTCTTCGTCTGAGCAGACAGCTCTTTGTTGACCTCACTACCAAGGGCATGCCCCTTGCCAGCGAGATGCTCGATACTATTAGCCCGCAGTTTTTGGCCGATCTCTTGAGCGTTGGTGCTGTTGGCGCCCGCACAACTGAAAGCCAGCTTCATCGCGAACTGGCTAGCGGTCTCAGTTTCCCTGTCGGCTTCAAGAACGGCACCGATGGAAGCTTGGGTGTTGCGGTTGACGCGATTGGGGCCGTCAAACACCCCCATCACTTCCTCTCTGTGACAAAGCCCGGTGTCGTGGCCATTGTCGGCACCGTCGGCAACGAGGATTGCTTTGTTATCCTCCGTGGTGGCACCAAGGGTACCAACTACGATGCCAAGAGCATTGCTGAAGCCAAGGCGGCTCTCGAGAAGGCCGGTCTTCGTCAGCGGTTGATGGTGGACTGCAGCCATGGCAACTCCCTCAAGAACCACAATAACCAGCCCTTGGTTGCTGCCACGCTGGCTGAGCAGATTgagaagggcgaggagggtgttaTGGGTGTCATGATTGAGAGCAACATTGGCGAGG GTAACCAGAAGGTGCCCAAAGAGGGCAAGGAGGGCCTCAAGTATGGCGTGAGCATTACCGATGCCTGCATTGGTTGGGAGGAAACTGTCTCTGTTCTCGATGTGCTTGCCAATGCGGTAAAGAAGCGGAGAGAGGTTCTCAGCCAGAAGAGCGCCTAA